Proteins co-encoded in one Streptomyces sp. JH34 genomic window:
- the gabT gene encoding 4-aminobutyrate--2-oxoglutarate transaminase: protein MSDIPQERRVVTAIPGPKSAELQARRVAAVAAGVGSTLPVFTARAGGGIIEDVDGNRLIDFGSGIAVTSVGASAEAVVRRASAQLADFTHTCFMVTPYEGYVEVCEQLAELTPGDHAKKSALFNSGAEAVENAVKIARAWTKRTAVVVFDHGYHGRTNLTMALTAKNMPYKQGFGPFAPEVYRVPVAYGYRWPTGPENAGAEASAQAIDEITKQIGADNVAAIIIEPVLGEGGFIEPAKGFLPAIARFAKDNGIVFVADEIQSGFCRTGQWFACEDEGIVPDLITTAKGIAGGLPLSAVTGRAEIMDAAHAGGLGGTYGGNPVACAGALGAIETMRELDLNGKARRIEEVMKGRLAEMRSKLPNGDIIGDIRGRGAMIAIELVKSGSKEPDAAAAGALAKACHAEGLLVLTCGTYGNVLRFLPPLVIGEDLLNEGLDILEQAFARL, encoded by the coding sequence ATGTCCGACATCCCGCAGGAGCGCCGCGTCGTCACCGCCATCCCCGGCCCGAAGTCGGCGGAACTGCAGGCCCGCCGTGTCGCGGCGGTCGCCGCCGGTGTGGGCTCCACGCTGCCGGTCTTCACCGCCCGGGCGGGCGGCGGAATCATCGAGGACGTGGACGGCAACCGGCTGATCGACTTCGGTTCCGGCATCGCCGTGACCTCGGTGGGCGCCTCCGCCGAGGCGGTCGTACGCCGGGCCTCGGCGCAGCTCGCCGACTTCACCCACACCTGTTTCATGGTCACGCCGTACGAGGGCTACGTCGAGGTCTGCGAGCAGCTCGCCGAGCTGACGCCGGGCGACCACGCCAAGAAGTCCGCGCTGTTCAACTCGGGTGCCGAGGCCGTCGAGAACGCCGTGAAGATCGCCCGTGCCTGGACGAAGCGCACCGCGGTGGTCGTGTTCGACCACGGCTACCACGGCCGCACCAACCTCACGATGGCGCTGACGGCGAAGAACATGCCGTACAAGCAGGGCTTCGGTCCGTTCGCGCCCGAGGTGTACCGGGTGCCGGTGGCGTACGGCTACCGCTGGCCTACCGGTCCCGAGAACGCCGGCGCCGAGGCGTCCGCGCAGGCCATCGACGAGATCACCAAGCAGATCGGCGCCGACAACGTCGCCGCGATCATCATCGAGCCGGTCCTCGGCGAGGGCGGCTTCATCGAGCCGGCCAAGGGCTTCCTCCCGGCGATCGCGCGGTTCGCGAAGGACAACGGCATCGTCTTCGTCGCGGACGAGATCCAGTCCGGCTTCTGCCGCACCGGCCAGTGGTTCGCCTGTGAGGACGAGGGCATCGTGCCCGACCTGATCACCACGGCCAAGGGCATCGCGGGCGGCCTCCCGCTCTCCGCGGTGACGGGCCGCGCCGAGATCATGGACGCCGCCCACGCCGGCGGCCTGGGCGGCACCTACGGAGGCAACCCGGTGGCCTGCGCGGGTGCGCTCGGCGCCATCGAGACGATGCGCGAGCTGGACCTGAACGGGAAGGCCAGGCGGATCGAGGAGGTCATGAAGGGCCGCCTCGCCGAGATGCGGTCGAAGCTCCCGAACGGCGACATCATCGGGGACATCCGCGGGCGCGGTGCCATGATCGCGATCGAGCTGGTGAAGTCCGGCTCCAAGGAGCCCGACGCGGCCGCCGCGGGGGCACTGGCCAAGGCCTGCCACGCCGAGGGCCTGCTGGTGCTGACCTGCGGCACGTACGGCAACGTCCTGCGTTTCCTGCCGCCGCTCGTCATCGGCGAGGACCTGCTGAACGAGGGCCTGGACATCCTCGAGCAGGCGTTCGCGCGCCTCTGA
- a CDS encoding ATP/GTP-binding protein, which produces MDTEGTYDARGTGAERVPRPAGPPPAAPPPPTYAPRPGRPAPGAPGVEEWLRTPRPVREPGVWRYGHVPRPPEEPEGVSDRSLLVGVLISVLSGLLLWSLWRNGYIPYRLVPLKLFTPGDWWYAGTFGGPRTIEGADALTVYEAVLFGLLVYGCGRLGNWSEIFRRHVAGRGQPFLGLATAAGGALAELLVWKDAVPLVRPVLILVASVAGGEIYQSQTVVNVVYALIALGVLWPFARLGRWRGMIAARRGKDAATPPGVPAGPPDAPTPEQWPELREAGMRDAAEALTAEVRTGRMNDVDVARLRHAWSVGRGHPERLTALTEAVLRAGGAAALHPSGARDLPHRTVRHDLLTGQVRIGSCTEDPHNPYARRGSGVALEPALLGTSLLAVGPPGAGKSARLVRPVVESLALQALAGRAAVLAVGGAGGELGPDDAFDVVVRIGDPASVHDFDLYGGTTDPDEAAGVLAEGLVGDVTHLDSRRAATLLAQLLGPYRAVHGHFPGVPALRELLDGDAAAIDALREALGAGGHQAMLRELEARTRQKGGAGDPGPVLADRIALLDRPAFAPFFATGEQARPFSLRSLEHLPLRVRIDLPERAHAEASRLLTRLVLAQFTAITAARTDRALFVCLVLDDATHTVTAETVRGIRRLRSVNAGALLTLRTVDDVPEGLHTALLGAVGCCMAFSGVTTWDGKRFAEVWGKEWVETREVAQHAVFADQPFTRALHGLRKLVTGKAVTRDAVTVRRVERERWSASELAYQVPPGHAVLSLTTVEGEHAPPLLVTLDG; this is translated from the coding sequence ATGGACACCGAAGGCACGTACGACGCACGGGGCACGGGCGCGGAACGGGTGCCCCGTCCCGCCGGGCCACCACCCGCGGCGCCTCCGCCTCCCACCTACGCGCCGCGCCCCGGGCGTCCCGCCCCGGGGGCCCCCGGGGTCGAGGAATGGCTGCGGACCCCGCGCCCCGTGCGGGAACCGGGCGTCTGGCGTTACGGCCACGTCCCGCGCCCGCCCGAGGAGCCCGAGGGGGTGTCCGACCGCTCGCTGCTGGTCGGGGTGCTCATCTCCGTACTCAGCGGACTGCTCCTGTGGTCCCTCTGGCGCAACGGCTACATCCCCTACCGACTCGTCCCGCTGAAGCTCTTCACCCCCGGCGACTGGTGGTACGCCGGTACGTTCGGCGGGCCCCGGACGATCGAGGGCGCCGACGCCCTCACCGTCTACGAGGCCGTCCTCTTCGGGCTCCTGGTCTACGGCTGCGGGCGCCTCGGCAACTGGTCCGAGATCTTCCGGCGCCACGTCGCCGGCCGGGGGCAGCCCTTCCTCGGGCTGGCCACGGCCGCCGGAGGAGCCCTGGCCGAGCTCCTGGTGTGGAAGGACGCGGTGCCGCTGGTCAGGCCGGTACTGATCCTCGTCGCCTCGGTCGCGGGCGGCGAGATCTACCAGAGCCAGACCGTCGTCAACGTGGTCTACGCCCTGATCGCCCTGGGCGTGCTCTGGCCGTTCGCCCGCCTCGGCCGGTGGCGCGGAATGATCGCCGCCCGGCGCGGCAAGGACGCAGCCACCCCTCCCGGGGTACCTGCCGGGCCGCCGGACGCCCCCACCCCCGAGCAGTGGCCGGAGCTCCGCGAGGCGGGCATGAGGGACGCCGCCGAGGCTCTCACCGCCGAGGTGCGCACCGGCCGGATGAACGACGTCGACGTCGCGCGCCTGCGCCACGCCTGGAGCGTGGGACGCGGCCACCCCGAGCGCCTCACCGCGCTCACCGAGGCCGTCCTGCGCGCCGGCGGAGCCGCCGCCCTCCACCCCTCCGGTGCCCGGGACCTGCCGCACCGCACCGTCCGGCACGACCTGCTCACCGGGCAGGTCCGCATCGGCAGCTGCACGGAGGACCCGCACAACCCGTACGCCCGACGCGGTTCGGGTGTCGCCCTGGAACCCGCGCTGCTGGGCACGTCGCTGCTCGCGGTCGGCCCGCCCGGAGCGGGCAAGTCCGCCCGGCTGGTGCGGCCGGTCGTCGAGTCGCTCGCCCTGCAGGCACTCGCGGGCCGGGCCGCGGTGCTCGCCGTCGGCGGCGCCGGGGGCGAGCTCGGCCCGGACGACGCGTTCGACGTCGTGGTGCGGATCGGCGACCCCGCCTCCGTGCACGACTTCGACCTCTACGGCGGTACGACCGACCCCGACGAGGCCGCGGGTGTACTCGCGGAGGGGCTCGTCGGCGATGTGACCCACCTGGACAGCAGGCGCGCGGCCACCCTCCTGGCCCAGTTGCTCGGCCCCTACCGGGCCGTCCACGGACACTTCCCCGGGGTGCCGGCGCTCCGCGAACTCCTCGACGGCGACGCCGCCGCGATCGACGCGCTCCGGGAGGCCCTCGGCGCGGGCGGCCACCAGGCCATGCTGCGCGAGCTGGAGGCCCGCACCCGCCAGAAGGGCGGGGCGGGGGACCCCGGGCCGGTGCTCGCCGACCGTATCGCGCTGCTCGACCGCCCCGCGTTCGCGCCGTTCTTCGCCACCGGGGAGCAGGCCCGGCCGTTCTCCCTGCGCTCCCTCGAACACCTGCCGCTCCGGGTGCGGATCGACCTCCCCGAGCGGGCGCACGCCGAGGCGTCGCGGCTGCTCACCCGGCTCGTCCTCGCCCAGTTCACCGCGATCACGGCCGCCAGGACCGACCGGGCCCTCTTCGTCTGCCTGGTCCTGGACGACGCCACGCACACCGTCACCGCCGAGACCGTCCGGGGCATCAGGCGCCTGCGGTCGGTCAACGCCGGAGCGCTCCTCACACTGCGGACGGTCGACGACGTCCCCGAAGGGCTGCACACCGCGCTGCTCGGCGCGGTCGGCTGCTGCATGGCCTTCAGCGGGGTCACCACCTGGGACGGCAAACGCTTCGCCGAGGTCTGGGGCAAGGAGTGGGTGGAGACCCGCGAGGTCGCCCAGCACGCGGTCTTCGCGGACCAGCCGTTCACCCGCGCCCTGCACGGCCTGCGCAAACTCGTCACCGGCAAGGCAGTGACCAGGGACGCCGTGACCGTGCGGCGGGTCGAGCGGGAACGCTGGTCCGCCTCGGAACTCGCGTACCAGGTGCCCCCCGGGCACGCGGTCCTCTCGCTGACGACGGTGGAGGGCGAGCACGCGCCCCCGCTCCTGGTCACGCTGGACGGCTGA
- a CDS encoding FAD-dependent oxidoreductase, with protein sequence MAPDAMRKAARSLSDARPLSYWLDDPGRPAARPALTGDERCDLLVVGGGYSGLWTALIAKERDPGRDVALIEGDEVGWAASGRNGGFCAASLTHGLANGLERWPQEIGKLEALGARNLDAIEETVTRHSIGCEFERTGEIDVATQPHQLEELREWHSRTEELGLGGFEFLDRDQVRAEVDSPTFLGGLLDRRGVAMLHPAKLAWGLKEACLGLGVRIFEHTPGLELVRSGAGMAVRTPYGRVFARDVALGTNIFPSLVKRVRPYTVPVYDYALMTEPLSAGQLASVGWRNRRGLGDSANQFHYFRLSADNRILWGGYDAVYPYGGRLNSALDQRPETFLKLAGQFFECFPQLSGVRFSHAWGGAIDTCSRFSAFFGTAHRGRVAYAAGYTGLGVGATRFGAEVMLDLLSGAETERTALGMVRSKPMPFPPEPFAWAGIELTKRSLARADSHGGRRDLWLRTMDRLGLGFDS encoded by the coding sequence ATGGCCCCGGACGCCATGCGTAAGGCCGCACGATCACTCTCGGACGCGCGTCCCCTGTCCTACTGGCTCGACGACCCGGGAAGGCCGGCGGCCCGGCCCGCGCTGACCGGCGACGAACGCTGCGACCTGCTGGTCGTCGGCGGCGGTTACAGCGGACTGTGGACCGCGTTGATCGCCAAGGAACGGGACCCCGGGCGCGACGTCGCCCTCATCGAGGGCGACGAGGTGGGCTGGGCGGCCTCGGGCCGCAACGGCGGATTCTGTGCCGCCTCGCTGACCCATGGCCTGGCCAACGGTCTGGAGCGCTGGCCGCAGGAGATCGGGAAGCTGGAGGCGCTGGGTGCGCGGAACCTCGACGCCATCGAGGAGACCGTCACCCGCCACTCCATCGGCTGCGAATTCGAACGCACCGGTGAGATCGACGTCGCGACACAGCCCCACCAGCTCGAGGAGCTGCGGGAATGGCACAGCAGGACCGAGGAGCTCGGCCTCGGCGGATTCGAATTCCTGGACCGGGACCAGGTGCGGGCCGAGGTGGACTCGCCGACGTTCCTCGGCGGCCTGCTGGACCGGCGGGGCGTCGCCATGCTGCATCCCGCGAAGCTCGCCTGGGGGCTGAAGGAGGCCTGCCTCGGTCTCGGCGTGCGGATCTTCGAGCACACCCCCGGTCTCGAACTCGTCCGGTCCGGCGCGGGCATGGCGGTGCGCACCCCTTATGGCAGGGTGTTCGCCCGCGACGTCGCTCTCGGCACGAACATCTTCCCGTCACTGGTGAAGCGGGTGCGCCCGTACACGGTCCCGGTGTACGACTACGCGCTGATGACGGAGCCGCTGAGCGCCGGTCAGCTGGCCTCGGTCGGCTGGCGCAACCGGCGGGGGCTGGGGGACAGCGCCAATCAGTTCCACTATTTCCGGCTCTCCGCGGACAACCGGATCCTGTGGGGCGGATACGACGCCGTGTATCCGTACGGCGGCCGGCTGAACTCCGCGCTGGACCAGCGCCCGGAGACCTTCCTGAAACTCGCCGGACAGTTCTTCGAGTGCTTTCCCCAGCTGTCCGGTGTGCGTTTCAGCCATGCGTGGGGCGGTGCGATCGACACGTGCTCCCGTTTCTCCGCGTTCTTCGGCACCGCCCATCGCGGCAGGGTCGCGTACGCCGCCGGATACACCGGCCTCGGCGTCGGAGCCACGCGCTTCGGCGCGGAGGTCATGCTCGACCTGCTGTCGGGCGCGGAGACCGAGCGGACCGCGCTCGGCATGGTGCGCTCGAAGCCGATGCCCTTCCCGCCCGAACCCTTCGCCTGGGCGGGGATCGAGCTCACCAAGCGGTCCCTCGCGCGGGCGGACAGCCATGGCGGGCGCCGCGACCTGTGGCTGCGGACCATGGACCGGCTGGGGCTGGGCTTCGACAGCTGA
- a CDS encoding phosphatase PAP2 family protein codes for MSAAVALPVLLVLITWQVLADGPLLGPDERLGLELAGRGPAGLTDLLADLGNTLVAVPVLACAVLVAWFRRARRAALYAVLTMAAVPALVVPLKLWTDRQGPLTEATGYYPSGHTTTAMVAYGAAALLLAPYLRRSWVTLVAAVLLTAATSVGLVLRGYHWPLDVVAGWCLSGVLLLALRAVTTSGQPPK; via the coding sequence GTGTCGGCGGCGGTCGCGCTGCCGGTGCTCCTGGTCCTGATCACCTGGCAGGTGCTGGCCGACGGCCCGCTGCTGGGTCCCGACGAGCGCCTCGGCCTGGAACTGGCGGGGCGCGGCCCCGCCGGCCTCACCGATCTGCTCGCCGACCTCGGCAACACGCTGGTCGCCGTTCCCGTGCTGGCGTGCGCGGTCCTCGTCGCCTGGTTCCGGCGTGCCCGGCGGGCCGCGCTGTACGCGGTCCTGACCATGGCCGCCGTCCCGGCGCTCGTCGTCCCGCTCAAGCTGTGGACGGACCGTCAGGGTCCGCTGACGGAGGCAACGGGCTACTACCCCTCGGGGCACACGACCACGGCGATGGTGGCGTACGGGGCGGCGGCCCTGTTGCTCGCCCCGTATCTGCGGCGGTCATGGGTGACGCTCGTCGCCGCCGTCCTGCTGACGGCGGCGACGAGCGTCGGTCTGGTGCTGCGCGGCTACCACTGGCCGCTGGACGTGGTGGCCGGCTGGTGCCTGAGCGGGGTGCTGCTGCTCGCCCTGCGGGCGGTCACGACGAGCGGTCAGCCGCCGAAGTAG
- a CDS encoding glycoside hydrolase family 18 protein — protein MERTGSRTGPPARLSGLLAAFSAALLTAGALVATAPAAGAADVDLARNGGFEAGLDGWSCTGGSGTAVSTPVHGGTSALKATPAGSDNARCSQTVTVKPDSAYTLAAWVRGSYVYLGASGTGTTDVSTWTQSAGAYQQLTTTFRTGPATTSVTVYTHGWYGTPAYYADDLTLTGPGGDPVAVPAAPTGLRAGTATASAVPLSWTASAGATGYRVYRGGTKVLDTTGTSATVTGLAASSAYSFQVSAVNAAGESAKSAAVSATTATGGGGGDGGLPAHALVGYLHSSFANGSGYTRMADVPDSWDVIDLAFGEPTSVTSGDIRFSLCPVTECPNVESEAEFKAAIKAKQAAGKKVLISIGGQNGQVQLASTAARDAFVSSVSKIIDTYGLDGLDIDFEGHSLSLATGDTDFRSPTTPVIVNLISAVKTLKARYGAGFVLTMAPETFFVQLGHQYYGSGPWGGQDPRAGAYLPVIHALRDDLTLLHVQDYNSGPVMGLDNQYHSMGGADFHIAMTDMLLTGFPVAGDQAKVFPALRPEQVAFGLPASTQAGNGHTSPAEVTKALDCLTRKSDCGTYRTHGTWSGLRGLMTWSINWDRFANWEFSKNFDAYFGG, from the coding sequence GTGGAACGCACCGGATCCCGCACCGGACCACCCGCCCGTCTCTCCGGACTTCTGGCCGCCTTCTCGGCCGCCCTGCTCACGGCCGGTGCCCTGGTCGCGACGGCGCCCGCCGCCGGAGCGGCCGACGTCGATCTGGCGCGCAACGGCGGCTTCGAGGCGGGACTGGACGGCTGGAGCTGCACCGGCGGCAGCGGCACGGCGGTCAGCACCCCCGTGCACGGCGGGACCTCGGCGCTGAAGGCGACACCGGCGGGCAGCGACAACGCCCGGTGCTCCCAGACGGTGACGGTGAAGCCCGACTCCGCCTACACGCTGGCCGCGTGGGTGCGGGGAAGCTACGTCTACCTGGGGGCATCGGGCACCGGCACCACCGACGTCTCCACCTGGACCCAGTCCGCCGGTGCGTACCAGCAGCTCACCACCACCTTCAGGACCGGTCCCGCGACCACGTCGGTGACGGTCTACACGCACGGCTGGTACGGCACCCCCGCCTACTACGCCGACGACCTCACCCTGACCGGCCCCGGCGGCGACCCGGTCGCCGTGCCCGCGGCGCCCACCGGCCTGCGGGCGGGCACGGCCACCGCGTCGGCCGTCCCGCTGTCCTGGACCGCGTCCGCCGGAGCCACCGGCTACCGCGTCTACCGCGGTGGTACGAAGGTCCTCGACACCACCGGCACCTCCGCCACCGTGACGGGGCTGGCCGCCTCGTCCGCGTACAGCTTCCAGGTCTCCGCGGTGAACGCCGCCGGTGAGTCGGCGAAATCGGCGGCCGTGAGCGCCACCACGGCCACGGGCGGGGGAGGCGGTGACGGCGGACTCCCGGCCCACGCCCTCGTGGGCTACCTCCACTCCAGCTTCGCCAACGGCTCCGGCTACACGCGGATGGCCGACGTGCCGGACTCGTGGGACGTCATCGACCTCGCCTTCGGTGAGCCGACGTCCGTCACCTCGGGCGACATCCGCTTCTCGCTCTGTCCTGTCACCGAATGCCCGAACGTGGAGAGCGAAGCCGAGTTCAAGGCCGCCATCAAGGCCAAGCAGGCAGCCGGGAAGAAGGTGCTGATCTCGATCGGCGGCCAGAACGGACAGGTGCAGCTCGCCTCGACCGCTGCCCGCGACGCCTTCGTCAGCTCCGTCAGCAAGATCATCGACACCTACGGCCTCGACGGCCTGGACATCGACTTCGAGGGCCACTCGCTGTCACTCGCGACAGGCGACACCGACTTCCGCAGCCCGACGACCCCCGTCATCGTCAACCTGATCTCCGCGGTGAAGACCCTCAAGGCCAGGTACGGGGCCGGCTTCGTCCTCACCATGGCCCCCGAGACCTTCTTCGTGCAGCTCGGCCACCAGTACTACGGCTCGGGCCCCTGGGGCGGCCAGGACCCGCGTGCGGGCGCCTATCTGCCCGTCATCCACGCGCTGCGCGACGACCTCACCCTGCTGCACGTCCAGGACTACAACTCGGGCCCGGTCATGGGTCTGGACAACCAGTACCACTCCATGGGCGGCGCCGACTTCCACATCGCCATGACGGACATGCTGCTCACCGGCTTCCCCGTCGCGGGCGACCAGGCCAAGGTCTTCCCCGCGCTGCGCCCCGAGCAGGTGGCCTTCGGCCTCCCGGCGTCCACCCAGGCCGGCAACGGCCACACCTCGCCCGCAGAGGTCACCAAGGCGCTCGACTGCCTGACCAGGAAGAGTGACTGCGGCACCTACCGGACCCACGGCACCTGGTCCGGGCTGCGCGGGCTGATGACCTGGTCGATCAACTGGGACCGCTTCGCCAACTGGGAGTTCTCGAAGAACTTCGACGCCTACTTCGGCGGCTGA